A stretch of [Clostridium] innocuum DNA encodes these proteins:
- a CDS encoding response regulator transcription factor gives MLRMIHCGKTVKQENQEHRRVDLCVEKLSGREWDIIGAIAYGMSNREIAEKMIFTEGTIRNYLSIILEKLQLRDRTQLAIWYLQSGAKLQPTY, from the coding sequence ATGCTTCGTATGATTCATTGCGGGAAAACAGTAAAGCAGGAGAATCAGGAGCATAGACGTGTGGATTTATGTGTTGAGAAGCTGAGCGGCAGAGAATGGGATATCATCGGGGCGATTGCGTATGGAATGTCGAATCGTGAAATTGCTGAAAAAATGATATTTACAGAGGGCACTATACGCAATTATTTGAGCATCATATTGGAAAAACTGCAGCTGAGAGATCGTACGCAGCTGGCAATATGGTATTTGCAGAGTGGTGCAAAGCTGCAGCCTACGTACTGA
- a CDS encoding response regulator transcription factor translates to MIKIMIAEDQQLIRESLKIILNSIEGLRVISIVANGEEVLQQLENEKPDIILMDIRMPVMDGVESTRVLKQRYPDVHVLMLTTFNDDEYVLKALAYGASGYILKGISLRELKYSIETTVE, encoded by the coding sequence ATGATAAAAATCATGATAGCTGAAGATCAGCAGTTAATTCGCGAGAGTTTGAAAATTATTTTAAATTCTATCGAGGGGCTTCGGGTGATTAGTATCGTTGCCAATGGGGAAGAGGTATTGCAGCAGTTGGAGAATGAGAAGCCGGATATTATTTTGATGGATATCCGTATGCCTGTTATGGATGGCGTGGAAAGCACGCGGGTTCTAAAGCAGAGGTATCCGGATGTTCATGTGTTGATGTTAACAACCTTCAATGATGATGAGTATGTATTAAAGGCACTTGCCTATGGAGCCAGCGGATATATTCTCAAAGGGATATCGCTTAGAGAATTGAAATATTCGATTGAAACAACGGTAGAGTAG